In Streptomyces capitiformicae, one genomic interval encodes:
- a CDS encoding DUF3592 domain-containing protein translates to MTEIDTSPLVLYGRRRSVARLKAGVLLLDQGRIRRRIPVSAIERVDVGGPRACELTVVLTAGTPPAVTYVLRARSAPMVREFAAAVSRALPVRDAEEPRHDGAGLVSEEVVKRWSPSPAHWVATGLLIVYLLVPLILWVAGRTTPFVLWLLGPWVALLGLGSVMGGWEAKEKAAALRTRGITVEGRLEYSYEERSGEDTVKKYVYSFADTSGEVHQRHGTQGGGAERVEIVYDPADPKENNKVGRGTAVRLAGAWLLVLLVGVPAVVAGAAFMVVGVVALCPWAGAE, encoded by the coding sequence GTGACCGAGATCGACACCTCGCCGCTGGTCCTGTATGGCCGGCGGCGTTCTGTTGCCCGACTGAAGGCCGGCGTGCTGTTGCTGGACCAGGGGCGGATCCGTCGCCGTATCCCCGTCTCGGCGATCGAACGGGTGGACGTGGGCGGCCCTCGGGCGTGTGAACTGACGGTCGTCCTGACCGCCGGGACCCCGCCCGCCGTGACGTATGTTCTGCGGGCACGCAGCGCCCCGATGGTCCGGGAGTTCGCGGCGGCCGTGAGCCGGGCGCTGCCCGTGCGGGATGCCGAGGAGCCGCGTCACGACGGGGCGGGGCTGGTGTCGGAGGAGGTGGTCAAGCGGTGGTCGCCGAGTCCGGCGCACTGGGTGGCGACGGGCCTGCTGATCGTCTATCTGTTGGTGCCACTCATTCTCTGGGTCGCCGGAAGGACGACACCCTTCGTCCTGTGGCTGCTGGGCCCCTGGGTGGCCCTGCTCGGACTGGGGAGCGTGATGGGTGGCTGGGAGGCGAAGGAGAAGGCCGCCGCGCTGCGCACCCGGGGGATCACGGTGGAGGGACGACTGGAGTACTCGTACGAGGAACGCTCCGGGGAGGACACCGTCAAGAAGTACGTCTACTCCTTCGCCGACACGAGCGGTGAGGTCCATCAGCGCCATGGCACGCAGGGCGGCGGTGCCGAGCGGGTCGAGATCGTCTACGACCCCGCGGACCCGAAGGAGAACAACAAGGTCGGACGCGGTACGGCGGTGCGGCTGGCAGGGGCATGGCTGCTCGTCCTGCTCGTCGGGGTCCCGGCGGTGGTGGCCGGGGCGGCGTTCATGGTCGTGGGCGTGGTGGCCCTGTGCCCCTGGGCCGGGGCGGAATGA
- a CDS encoding SseB family protein — translation MYGYDQSAGTQQQYAPPPQQQMPGQQMPGGPMGGGYGQQPPLYPEPSPPSLADAVRAFTTGQMAAEDFQQVFATSKVYCPRGDNPGFLALHNTQQPVIPMFTSLKELRRYAGKESKYFVITGAEVIDLLPTGYGFVLDMEGEHRMVFDAKAVEQMVEFAMRRMYG, via the coding sequence ATGTACGGCTACGACCAGAGCGCTGGCACTCAGCAGCAGTACGCCCCGCCACCGCAGCAGCAGATGCCGGGCCAGCAGATGCCCGGCGGCCCGATGGGCGGCGGGTACGGGCAGCAGCCACCGCTGTACCCCGAGCCGTCACCGCCCTCGCTCGCGGACGCGGTGCGCGCCTTCACCACCGGTCAGATGGCCGCCGAGGACTTCCAGCAGGTCTTCGCGACGTCGAAGGTGTACTGCCCGCGCGGCGACAATCCCGGGTTCCTGGCCCTGCACAACACCCAGCAGCCGGTGATCCCGATGTTCACCTCGCTCAAGGAGCTCCGCCGCTACGCCGGCAAGGAGTCCAAGTACTTCGTCATCACCGGCGCTGAGGTGATCGACCTGCTGCCGACCGGCTATGGCTTCGTCCTCGACATGGAGGGCGAGCACCGCATGGTCTTCGACGCGAAGGCCGTGGAACAGATGGTGGAGTTCGCGATGCGGCGGATGTACGGGTAG
- a CDS encoding acyl-CoA dehydrogenase yields MGHYKSNLRDIEFNLFEVLGRDKLYGTGPFAEMDTDTAKSILEELTRLAENELAESFTDADRNPPVFDPETNTAPVPASFKKSYKAFMESEYWRLGLPEGIGGTTAPASLIWSFAELILGANPAVWMYSSGPAFAGILYDEGNDVQKKIAQIAVERTWGSTMVLTEPDAGSDVGAGRTKAVQQEDGSWHIEGVKRFITSGEHDMEENILHYVLARPEGHGPGTKGLSLFLVPKYLFDFETGELGERNGVYATNVEHKMGLKASNTCEMTFGDRHPAKGWLIGDKHDGIRQMFRIIEFARMMVGTKAISTLSTGYLNALEYAKERVQGPDLAKFMDKTAPKVTITHHPDVRRSLMTQKAYAEGMRALVLYTASIQDEIAVKEAAGEDVSALHALNDLLLPIVKGYGSEKGYEQLAQSLQTFGGSGFLQEYPIEQYIRDAKIDTLYEGTTAIQGQDFFFRKIVRNQGAALNSLAEEIKKFLALGEGGEQLAGAREHLAKAAVELEAIVGLMLTDLAATEQDVKNIYKVGLNTTRLLLASGDVIVGYLLLKGAAVAAEKLPNASAKDKAFYTGKIAAAKFFAANVLPGVTLARKISETVDLDLMELDEAAF; encoded by the coding sequence ATGGGGCACTACAAGTCGAACCTCCGCGACATCGAGTTCAACCTCTTCGAGGTCCTCGGGCGCGACAAGCTGTACGGCACCGGTCCGTTCGCGGAGATGGACACGGACACGGCCAAGAGCATCCTGGAGGAGCTGACCCGCCTCGCCGAGAACGAGCTGGCGGAGTCCTTCACGGACGCCGACCGCAACCCGCCGGTCTTCGACCCGGAGACGAACACCGCTCCGGTCCCGGCCTCCTTCAAGAAGAGCTACAAAGCGTTCATGGAGTCGGAGTACTGGCGCCTCGGCCTGCCCGAGGGCATCGGCGGTACGACCGCTCCCGCCTCCCTGATCTGGTCGTTCGCGGAGCTGATCCTCGGCGCCAACCCGGCCGTGTGGATGTACTCCTCCGGCCCGGCGTTCGCCGGGATCCTCTACGACGAGGGCAACGACGTACAGAAGAAGATCGCCCAGATCGCGGTCGAGCGGACCTGGGGTTCGACCATGGTCCTCACCGAGCCCGACGCGGGTTCGGATGTGGGTGCCGGCCGTACGAAGGCGGTGCAGCAGGAGGACGGCTCCTGGCACATCGAGGGCGTGAAGCGGTTCATCACCTCCGGTGAGCACGACATGGAGGAGAACATCCTCCACTACGTCCTCGCCCGCCCCGAAGGCCACGGCCCCGGCACCAAGGGCCTGTCCCTCTTCCTCGTCCCGAAGTACCTCTTCGACTTCGAGACCGGCGAGCTGGGCGAGCGCAACGGCGTCTACGCCACCAACGTCGAGCACAAGATGGGCCTGAAGGCCTCCAACACCTGCGAGATGACCTTCGGCGACCGCCACCCGGCCAAGGGCTGGCTGATCGGAGACAAGCACGACGGCATCCGCCAGATGTTCCGGATCATCGAGTTCGCCCGGATGATGGTCGGTACGAAGGCGATCTCGACGCTGTCGACCGGTTACCTGAACGCGCTGGAGTACGCCAAGGAGCGCGTCCAGGGTCCCGATCTCGCCAAATTCATGGACAAGACCGCGCCCAAGGTCACCATCACGCACCACCCCGACGTCCGCCGCTCGCTGATGACGCAGAAGGCGTACGCGGAGGGCATGCGCGCGCTCGTCCTCTACACCGCGTCCATCCAGGACGAGATCGCGGTCAAGGAGGCGGCGGGCGAGGACGTCTCGGCCCTGCACGCGCTGAACGACCTGCTCCTGCCCATCGTCAAGGGCTACGGCTCCGAGAAGGGCTACGAGCAGCTCGCCCAGTCGCTGCAGACCTTCGGCGGCTCCGGCTTCCTGCAGGAGTACCCGATCGAGCAGTACATCCGCGACGCCAAGATCGACACCCTGTACGAGGGCACCACGGCGATCCAGGGCCAGGACTTCTTCTTCCGGAAGATCGTCCGCAACCAGGGAGCCGCACTGAACTCCCTCGCCGAGGAGATCAAGAAGTTCCTGGCGCTCGGTGAGGGCGGCGAGCAGCTGGCCGGTGCCCGTGAGCACCTCGCCAAGGCCGCGGTCGAGCTGGAGGCCATCGTCGGCCTGATGCTGACCGACCTCGCCGCCACCGAGCAGGACGTCAAGAACATCTACAAAGTGGGCCTGAACACCACGCGTCTGCTGCTGGCCTCCGGTGACGTCATCGTCGGCTACCTGCTGCTCAAGGGTGCCGCGGTCGCCGCCGAGAAGCTGCCGAACGCCTCCGCCAAGGACAAGGCGTTCTACACCGGCAAGATCGCGGCCGCGAAGTTCTTCGCCGCCAACGTCCTCCCGGGCGTCACCCTGGCCCGCAAGATCTCCGAGACCGTCGACCTGGACCTGATGGAACTGGACGAGGCGGCGTTCTAA